A stretch of DNA from Pseudonocardia hierapolitana:
AGCACCCGCTGCGGGAGAAGCTGCAGGCCACGCGGCTACGCGCGCTGTACCGCGCCGGCCGGCAGGCCGAGGCGCTGCAGCGCTACGACGAGCTGCGCGTCCGGTTCCGCGACGAGCTCGGCCTCGACCCGTCGCCCGAGCTCGTCGAGCTGCACCGGGCGATCCTGACCCAGGAACCCGCGCTGGACGCGCCCGCGCGCGAGGCGGCTGCGCGGACCAACCTGCCCGCCGGGTGGGACGAGCTGGTCGGCCGCGACGGTGATGTCGCCGACCTGCGCGTCGTGCTCGGCACGGCCCGGCTGGTGACGCTGACCGGTCCGGGCGGGGTGGGCAAGACGCGGCTGGCCATCGAGACCGCCCGCCGGCTCGTCGCCGAGATGCGCGACGGCGTGTGGCTGGTCGAGCTGGCCGGGGTCGACGGCCGCCGCGAGCACCCGATCGGCGAGCTCGCGGAGCTCGTGGCCACCGCGCTCGACCTGCGCGACGACCCCGCGACCACGGCGGCGGGGCCGCTCGACCGGATCGCTGACGCCATCGCGGATCGGCAGGTGCTGCTCCTGCTCGACAACTGCGAACAGGTCGTCGAGACCGTCGCCGAGCTGGTCGCCGCGCTGCTGCGGCGGGCACCGGGGCTCCGGGTGCTCGCGACCAGCCGGGAGCCGCTCGGCCTGCGCGGCGAGGTCGTGCGGCCGGTCCCGGCCCTCGCCGTTCCCGCCGAGGCGAGCGATCCCGCCGATGCGGCCGCCGTCCGGCTCTTCGTCGCACGCGCCGCCGCAGTGGCACCGGGGTTCGCGCTCACGCGGGCGAACTCCGCCGTCGTCGCCGCGGTGTGCCGCCGGCTCGACGGGCTCCCGCTCGCCCTCGAGCTGGCCGCGGCCCGCGTGCGCACGCTCGGCCTCGCCGAGCTGGCCGCGCGCCTCGACGACCGGTTCCGCGTGCTCGGCTCCGGCCCCCGGGACGCGCCCCGCCGCCAGCGGACGCTGCGTGCCGTCATGGACTGGAGCTGGGAGCCGCTGTCGGAGCCCGAACGGGCGGTGCTGCGCAGGCTCGCGGTCACCGCGGACGGCTGCACCGCGGGGCTCGCCGAACAGGTGTGCGCTGCCGACCCGGTCGACGGCGTCGACGTGCTCGACCTGCTGGCCCGGCTCGTGGACCGATCGCTGGTGCTGCCGGTCGACAGCGCCGGTCACACCCGGTACCGGCTGCTCGAGACCGTCGCCGCGTACGCCACTGAGCGGTTGCGGGAGGCCGGTGAGGAGGAGGCTGCCCGGTACCGCCACGCGGTGGCGTGCACGGAGCTCGCCGAACGCGCCGCGCCCCGGCTGCGCGGGCCCGACCAGCAGGAATGGCTGTCCCGGCTCGACGCGGAGACGGCGAACATGCGGGTGGCGCTGGACACCGCGGTCGCCCGGCCGGACCCGGCGCTCGCGCTGCGGCTGGTCGGCGCGCTCACCTGGTACTGGTTCGTCAGGGGCCGCCACCGTACCGCGGGCCGTTCGCTGGCGGCGGCGTTGGGAATCGCCGGGCAGGAGCGGTCGGTCGCCCGGGCCGACGCGTGCGCGGCGCTCGCCGCCGTCCGGATCCGGGAGCGAGCCGTCGATGATCCGGCGGGCCACAGCCGCGCGGTACTCGACGAGTACACCGGCCTCGACGCGCCGGGAGCGCTCGCACGCGCGCAGTGGCTGCACGCCCACGTGATGAGCGGGATCGGCGAGCTGGAAGCGGGCGAGCACCTCGCCGAGGCTGCGGTGACGACGTTCCGGGAGCGGGGCGACACCTGGGGTGCGGCCGCGGCGCTGCGCGAGGTGAGCATGTACTCGATGTCCCGCGGCAGGCTGGACGTCGCACGGCGGGCCGGGGAGGAGAGCGCGCGGCTGTTCGACGAGCTCGGTGACCGGTGGGGGCAGGCCAGTGCGGCCGAGGTGCTCGGCAACCTGGACGAGATCGCAGGCGATCAGGAGTCGGCGGCGCGACGCCACCGCGACGGCCTGCGGTGCGCCGAGGAGCTGCAGCTGTGGCCCGCCGTGATCGACCACCTCAGCCGGCTCGGCCGCATCGCCGCGCTCACCGGCGACCCCGCACTCGCCGACGAACGCCACCGCCGCGCGTTCGACCTCGCACGGGAGCAGGGCTACGAGTCCAAGGCCGCCTACGCCCAGCTCGGGCTGGGCATGGTCGCCCGCCGCACCGGCCGCTTCGACGAGGCGCAGGAGCATCTCGCTGCTCTGCACGAGTGGTACCGCACAGCAGGCTACGAACCGGGGAAGGCGATCAGCCTCGCCGAGCTCGGCTTCCTCGCCGAGCAGCGGGGCGATGCGCAGACCGCGCACCGCCTGCACGCCGAAGGGCTCGCCGCGGCGCGCCGGTCCGAAGACCCCCGCGCGGTCGCGCTCGCGCTCGAAGGGCTTGCCGGCGAGCGCGCGCTGAGCGGCGAGCACCGCCACGCCGCCCGCCTGCTCGGCGCCGCGGCGGCCGTCAGGGCAGGAGCCGGCAGGACGGACGCATCGGGCGACCGCGGGGACGTCGACCGGATCGCCGCGGCCGCGCGTGCGGCGCTGGGCGACGCGTTCGACACCGAGTTCGCCCGTGGTGCCGACCTCGACGTCGATACCGTCACCCTGTCGTCCGCGTGAGGCACTGCCGGAGCGAAGCGGAGGCAATTGAACACCGGCAGGATCGGGCGGGTGACGACCACCGGCTCCGCTGTTCGATCCCTCGCCGACGACTACGTCCGCCGGCTCGCCGACCTCGACACCCGGGTGGCGACGTCGCTGGGCATGCATCCAGGCGACGACCGCGTCCCCGACCTGTCCCCCGAGGGTCAGGACGCCACCGACGAGCTGGCCAGGACGACGCTCGCCGCCGTCGCGGCGGCGGAACCGGCCGATGACGACGACCGCCGTTGCGCCCGGCTGCTGCGCGAGCGGCTCGAGGCCCA
This window harbors:
- a CDS encoding BTAD domain-containing putative transcriptional regulator; this translates as MRFGVLGPLEVWTDAGVPVVVPGAKVRALLADLLVHRGGLVTADRLIEDLWGADAPRRPLGALQVKVSQLRRALDDAEPGARGLVVSRGPGYVLDVPASAVDAGRFAELVAAARGIERQAAVAEHLAEALALWRGPAFADVADEDFAAPAIAELEELRLGAVEQHAEARLELGEVDAVIGELSTLLDQHPLREKLQATRLRALYRAGRQAEALQRYDELRVRFRDELGLDPSPELVELHRAILTQEPALDAPAREAAARTNLPAGWDELVGRDGDVADLRVVLGTARLVTLTGPGGVGKTRLAIETARRLVAEMRDGVWLVELAGVDGRREHPIGELAELVATALDLRDDPATTAAGPLDRIADAIADRQVLLLLDNCEQVVETVAELVAALLRRAPGLRVLATSREPLGLRGEVVRPVPALAVPAEASDPADAAAVRLFVARAAAVAPGFALTRANSAVVAAVCRRLDGLPLALELAAARVRTLGLAELAARLDDRFRVLGSGPRDAPRRQRTLRAVMDWSWEPLSEPERAVLRRLAVTADGCTAGLAEQVCAADPVDGVDVLDLLARLVDRSLVLPVDSAGHTRYRLLETVAAYATERLREAGEEEAARYRHAVACTELAERAAPRLRGPDQQEWLSRLDAETANMRVALDTAVARPDPALALRLVGALTWYWFVRGRHRTAGRSLAAALGIAGQERSVARADACAALAAVRIRERAVDDPAGHSRAVLDEYTGLDAPGALARAQWLHAHVMSGIGELEAGEHLAEAAVTTFRERGDTWGAAAALREVSMYSMSRGRLDVARRAGEESARLFDELGDRWGQASAAEVLGNLDEIAGDQESAARRHRDGLRCAEELQLWPAVIDHLSRLGRIAALTGDPALADERHRRAFDLAREQGYESKAAYAQLGLGMVARRTGRFDEAQEHLAALHEWYRTAGYEPGKAISLAELGFLAEQRGDAQTAHRLHAEGLAAARRSEDPRAVALALEGLAGERALSGEHRHAARLLGAAAAVRAGAGRTDASGDRGDVDRIAAAARAALGDAFDTEFARGADLDVDTVTLSSA